One window of the Archangium primigenium genome contains the following:
- a CDS encoding M48 family metallopeptidase — MKRPLLLSAGCLLLCGFGSCSRYIENKQAARAVEASKKAECQTLDDRAIGWEEERALGGAVGVHWVSDGGGLTTHPDQKALHLQLNKIGRNLAAQSSRPTLPWVFGVLQSEGVNAVSGPGGYVFVTEGLLARLDDEAQLAGVLAHEISHITRKHALNEYQRYLKDECVRAAESEGWRAEQALASEGFAYAGQHVGSTASAVLEKLSWGQWGEVIAQVTRSAVRSLNIDQVSDAIVRKLMKGFLDAMTDKGLSEADEYAADLDAVELMAAAGYSPDAYLTFLTKLPDKGLFTPHPSKKKRRERLAAHLERLRQAERDHPTGFGSSVVLSNTALIPLRDELRARQPGAAAP; from the coding sequence ATGAAGCGCCCACTCCTGTTGTCCGCGGGCTGCCTGCTCCTGTGTGGCTTCGGCTCCTGTTCCCGCTACATCGAGAACAAGCAGGCGGCGAGGGCCGTGGAGGCGTCCAAGAAGGCCGAGTGCCAGACGCTCGATGACCGGGCCATCGGCTGGGAAGAGGAGCGGGCCCTGGGCGGCGCGGTGGGCGTCCACTGGGTGAGCGATGGCGGCGGGCTCACGACCCATCCGGACCAGAAGGCGCTGCACCTGCAGCTCAACAAGATCGGCCGCAACCTGGCGGCGCAGTCCAGCCGGCCCACGCTGCCGTGGGTGTTCGGCGTGCTCCAGTCCGAGGGCGTCAACGCGGTGAGTGGACCCGGCGGCTATGTCTTCGTGACCGAGGGGCTGCTCGCGCGGCTGGACGACGAGGCCCAGCTCGCGGGCGTGCTCGCCCATGAGATTTCCCACATCACGCGCAAGCACGCCTTGAACGAGTACCAGCGGTACCTCAAGGACGAGTGCGTCCGGGCCGCCGAGTCCGAGGGCTGGCGCGCGGAGCAGGCCCTGGCGAGCGAGGGCTTCGCCTACGCGGGGCAGCACGTGGGGAGCACGGCGAGCGCGGTCCTGGAGAAGCTGTCCTGGGGTCAATGGGGAGAGGTGATCGCGCAGGTCACCCGCTCGGCGGTGCGCTCGCTCAACATCGACCAGGTGAGCGACGCCATCGTCCGCAAGCTCATGAAGGGCTTCCTCGACGCGATGACGGACAAGGGCCTGTCCGAGGCGGACGAGTACGCCGCGGATCTGGACGCGGTGGAGCTGATGGCGGCCGCGGGCTACTCGCCCGACGCGTACCTGACCTTCCTGACGAAGCTGCCCGACAAGGGCCTCTTCACGCCCCATCCGAGCAAGAAGAAGCGGCGCGAGCGGCTGGCCGCGCACCTGGAGCGCCTGCGCCAGGCGGAGCGCGACCACCCCACCGGCTTCGGCTCGTCCGTGGTGCTGTCGAACACGGCCCTCATCCCCCTGCGGGACGAGCTGCGCGCGCGGCAGCCGGGCGCCGCGGCGCCCTGA
- the coaBC gene encoding bifunctional phosphopantothenoylcysteine decarboxylase/phosphopantothenate--cysteine ligase CoaBC produces MDASLLQGRRVIVGVGGGIAAYKACELVRELGRAGAEVRVAMTEAAQQFVTPLTFQALCGHPVLTNYFDPAQEGNFGHLDLARWGEAFVVAPATADLLARIRVGLGGDAVTTSLLAFRGPVVLAPAMNVAMWDNERTQENLAALLATPRFHAVGPGAGLLACGDVGAGRLAEVRDIVTATARLFAPGVLAGRRVLITAGPTREYLDPVRFISNPSTGKMGLALAEAARDAGARVTVVLGPVGEGTRRGLEVVDVVSAEDMAREVLARVADVDLFIASAAVSDWRPEVRSEHKVKKSEGPEALTLVRTPDVLAEASRRVSGLARRPALVGFAAETQRVVEYARGKLERKGLDVIVANDVSAPGAGFGTDTNQVTVLTRDGQERALGGTKREVARELLRSFLAYLPAVP; encoded by the coding sequence ATGGACGCTTCGCTATTGCAGGGGCGCCGGGTGATCGTCGGCGTGGGCGGCGGCATCGCGGCGTACAAGGCGTGTGAGCTGGTGCGGGAATTGGGCCGGGCGGGCGCCGAGGTGCGCGTGGCGATGACCGAGGCCGCCCAGCAGTTCGTCACGCCGCTGACCTTCCAGGCGCTCTGTGGGCACCCGGTGCTCACCAACTACTTCGACCCCGCCCAGGAGGGGAACTTCGGGCACCTGGACCTGGCGCGCTGGGGCGAGGCGTTCGTGGTGGCGCCGGCCACGGCGGACCTGCTCGCGCGCATCCGCGTGGGCCTGGGCGGCGACGCGGTGACGACCTCGCTGCTGGCCTTCCGGGGCCCGGTGGTGCTCGCGCCCGCGATGAACGTGGCCATGTGGGACAACGAGCGGACCCAGGAGAACCTCGCGGCCCTGCTCGCCACGCCTCGCTTCCACGCGGTGGGGCCGGGGGCGGGCCTGCTCGCGTGCGGCGACGTGGGCGCGGGGCGGCTCGCCGAGGTGCGGGACATCGTCACGGCCACCGCGCGCCTGTTCGCTCCGGGCGTGCTCGCGGGCCGGCGCGTGCTCATCACCGCCGGGCCCACGCGCGAGTACCTGGATCCGGTGCGCTTCATCTCCAATCCCTCGACGGGGAAGATGGGGCTGGCGCTGGCGGAGGCGGCGCGGGACGCGGGCGCGCGCGTGACGGTGGTGCTCGGCCCGGTGGGGGAGGGCACGCGGCGGGGGCTGGAGGTGGTGGACGTGGTGAGCGCCGAGGACATGGCGCGCGAGGTGCTCGCCCGGGTGGCGGACGTGGACCTCTTCATCGCCTCGGCGGCGGTGAGTGACTGGCGGCCCGAGGTCCGCTCCGAGCACAAGGTGAAGAAGTCCGAGGGGCCCGAGGCCCTGACGCTGGTGCGCACCCCGGACGTGCTCGCCGAGGCGTCGCGCCGGGTCTCGGGACTCGCCCGCCGGCCCGCGCTGGTGGGCTTCGCCGCGGAGACGCAGCGCGTGGTGGAGTACGCACGGGGCAAGCTCGAGCGCAAGGGGCTGGACGTCATCGTGGCCAACGACGTCTCGGCGCCGGGCGCGGGCTTCGGCACGGACACCAACCAGGTGACGGTGCTCACGCGGGACGGGCAGGAGCGCGCCCTGGGCGGCACCAAGCGCGAGGTGGCGCGCGAACTGCTGCGCTCCTTCCTGGCGTACCTCCCCGCTGTCCCCTGA
- a CDS encoding uracil-DNA glycosylase family protein: MVSEAPETSQALSEVLEDLRRHLLWQEEDGGRFLQMDARLAAEARAARLRAPAAAAPAPVAARPAPVAAPTPVAARPAPPRALAPPVVAPAPVPVILTPDALSGGDRPTLDEVRRELGDCRRCKLCTGRKNIVFGTGNPRAELVFVGEGPGESEDLQGVPFVGAAGQLLTKMIEAMGYRRDDIYICNVVKCRPPGNRNPEPDEVAACEPFLRAQLKAIQPKAIVALGKFAAQTLLRDTTPITRLRGTWREYEGIQLMPTFHPAYLLRQPAEKRKAWEDLQQVMKFFGKPTGPRG; the protein is encoded by the coding sequence ATCGTGAGCGAAGCCCCCGAAACCTCGCAGGCGTTGAGCGAAGTGCTGGAGGATCTGCGCCGCCACCTCCTCTGGCAGGAGGAGGACGGAGGGCGGTTCCTGCAGATGGATGCCCGTCTGGCCGCCGAGGCGCGTGCCGCCCGGTTGCGCGCGCCCGCCGCCGCGGCGCCGGCTCCGGTCGCCGCGAGGCCCGCGCCTGTCGCGGCGCCGACTCCAGTCGCCGCCAGACCCGCGCCGCCGCGCGCGCTGGCGCCTCCCGTGGTCGCGCCCGCCCCCGTGCCGGTGATCCTCACGCCCGACGCGCTGTCCGGGGGCGATCGGCCCACGCTGGACGAGGTCCGCCGCGAGCTGGGCGACTGCCGCCGGTGCAAGCTGTGCACGGGGCGCAAGAACATCGTCTTCGGCACGGGCAACCCGCGCGCCGAGCTCGTCTTCGTGGGCGAGGGTCCGGGCGAGAGCGAGGACCTGCAGGGCGTGCCCTTCGTGGGAGCGGCGGGCCAGCTGCTCACGAAGATGATCGAGGCGATGGGCTATCGCCGCGACGACATCTACATCTGCAACGTGGTGAAGTGCCGCCCGCCGGGCAACCGCAACCCCGAGCCCGACGAGGTGGCCGCGTGCGAGCCGTTCCTGCGCGCGCAGCTCAAGGCCATCCAGCCCAAGGCCATCGTGGCGCTGGGCAAGTTCGCCGCCCAGACGCTGCTGCGCGACACGACGCCCATCACCCGGCTGCGCGGCACGTGGCGTGAATACGAGGGCATCCAGCTGATGCCCACCTTCCACCCGGCGTACTTGCTCCGCCAACCCGCGGAGAAGCGCAAGGCGTGGGAGGATCTGCAACAGGTGATGAAGTTCTTCGGCAAGCCCACCGGCCCCCGCGGCTGA
- a CDS encoding alpha/beta hydrolase-fold protein, with the protein MKGILETQVVASPALESNPLGDSSRRALTVYLPPGYAEGTARYPAVYFLNAFSNSGKSWTNFSAFSLSVPERLDALIAAGTIPPVIGVFPDGWTALGGSQWVNSDAIGRYRDFLAKDVVGHVDRTFRTLPKALARAVVGHSSGGYGALVMGRYHPELFGHLSAQSPDAYFEYCYLPDLPKAAAALLKAGGVEAWYKDFLRRSRETKAKGEDFSVINILAMAAAYSPKKGEPLNLELPFDAQTGKLRLEVWNRWLVHDPVRFVPKFVDAFRKMKTVFIDCGSRDEFNLRWGARMLAEDLKNGGVELTHEEFEDGHTGVNYRFERSLAVIGPRLATE; encoded by the coding sequence ATGAAGGGCATCCTCGAGACGCAGGTGGTGGCCTCGCCGGCGCTGGAGTCCAACCCGCTGGGGGATTCTTCCCGGCGCGCACTGACGGTGTACCTGCCGCCCGGCTACGCGGAGGGCACGGCGCGCTACCCGGCGGTGTATTTCCTCAACGCCTTCTCCAACAGCGGCAAGTCGTGGACGAACTTCTCGGCGTTCTCGCTGAGTGTCCCCGAGCGCCTGGACGCCCTCATCGCGGCGGGGACGATTCCGCCCGTCATCGGCGTGTTCCCGGACGGCTGGACGGCGCTGGGCGGCAGTCAGTGGGTGAACAGCGACGCCATCGGCCGCTACCGCGACTTCCTGGCCAAGGACGTGGTGGGCCACGTGGATCGCACCTTCCGCACGCTGCCCAAGGCGCTCGCGCGCGCGGTGGTGGGGCACAGCTCCGGCGGCTACGGCGCCCTGGTGATGGGCCGCTACCACCCGGAGCTCTTCGGGCACCTGAGCGCCCAGTCGCCCGACGCCTACTTCGAGTACTGCTACCTGCCGGACCTGCCCAAGGCCGCCGCCGCGCTGCTCAAGGCGGGGGGCGTGGAGGCCTGGTACAAGGACTTCCTGCGCCGCTCGCGGGAGACGAAGGCCAAGGGCGAGGACTTCTCCGTCATCAACATCCTGGCCATGGCGGCCGCCTACTCGCCCAAGAAAGGTGAGCCGCTCAACCTCGAGCTGCCCTTCGACGCGCAGACGGGCAAGCTGCGCCTGGAGGTGTGGAACCGCTGGCTCGTGCACGACCCGGTGCGCTTCGTGCCCAAGTTCGTGGACGCGTTTCGCAAGATGAAGACCGTGTTCATCGACTGCGGCTCGCGCGACGAGTTCAACCTGCGCTGGGGCGCGCGCATGCTGGCCGAGGACCTCAAGAACGGCGGCGTGGAGCTCACGCACGAGGAGTTCGAGGACGGCCACACGGGCGTCAACTACCGCTTCGAGCGCTCGCTGGCGGTGATTGGCCCCCGGCTCGCGACCGAGTAG
- a CDS encoding L-erythro-3,5-diaminohexanoate dehydrogenase, translating to MSRDHYGLSRVVGEKGVLPQRARTLDPSLPCRDAEVLIDVESLNIDAASFKQIKDEVGADPERIAARVREIVRERGKMQNPVTGSGGMLIGRVREVGAGHPAHGTLQPGERIATLVSLSLTPLRIDEVRAVHPAIDRVDIRGQALLFATGLYAKLPEDMPDTLALAALDVCGAPALVARWVRPGMTVAVLGAGKSGALCLAQARRDLKGQGRLLALDISGQALDTLKGLGLCDATLQVDATRAVEVMEAVAGATQGALCDLVVNCASVGNTEMASILSVKDGGTVIFFSMATSFTAAALGAEGVGKDVTMLVGNGYVPGHAQLTLDLLRAEPALRRLFETRYV from the coding sequence ATGAGTCGCGACCACTACGGGCTGTCCCGTGTCGTGGGGGAGAAGGGAGTGCTGCCCCAGCGGGCGCGCACGCTGGACCCTTCACTGCCCTGCCGGGACGCCGAGGTTCTCATCGATGTGGAGAGCCTCAACATCGATGCCGCCTCCTTCAAGCAGATCAAGGACGAGGTGGGGGCGGACCCCGAGCGCATCGCCGCGCGGGTGCGGGAGATCGTCCGCGAGCGCGGCAAGATGCAGAACCCGGTGACGGGCTCGGGCGGCATGCTGATTGGCCGGGTGCGCGAGGTGGGCGCCGGTCACCCCGCCCACGGCACGCTCCAGCCCGGCGAGCGCATCGCCACGCTGGTGAGCCTGAGCCTCACGCCCCTGCGCATCGACGAGGTGCGGGCCGTGCATCCGGCGATCGATCGGGTGGACATCCGGGGCCAGGCGCTGCTGTTCGCCACGGGCCTCTACGCGAAGCTGCCCGAGGACATGCCCGACACGCTGGCCCTCGCGGCCCTGGACGTGTGTGGCGCGCCCGCCCTGGTGGCGCGCTGGGTGCGCCCCGGCATGACCGTGGCCGTGCTGGGGGCGGGCAAGAGCGGCGCCTTGTGCCTCGCCCAGGCCCGCCGGGACTTGAAGGGCCAGGGTCGGCTGCTCGCCCTGGACATCTCCGGACAGGCGCTCGACACCCTGAAGGGTCTGGGCCTGTGTGACGCGACGCTCCAGGTGGATGCCACGCGCGCGGTGGAGGTGATGGAGGCCGTGGCCGGCGCCACCCAGGGCGCGCTGTGCGACCTGGTGGTCAACTGCGCCTCGGTGGGCAACACGGAGATGGCGTCCATCCTCAGTGTGAAGGACGGGGGCACCGTCATCTTCTTCTCCATGGCCACCAGCTTCACCGCGGCGGCGCTCGGGGCGGAGGGCGTGGGCAAGGACGTCACCATGCTCGTGGGCAACGGGTACGTGCCGGGGCACGCCCAGCTCACCCTGGATCTGTTGCGCGCGGAGCCCGCCCTGCGCCGTCTCTTCGAAACGCGTTACGTATAG
- a CDS encoding lysine 5,6-aminomutase subunit alpha has translation MPGPFIEDAQVAHARKMALDITEPIFDLIRRNTTVSIERTVLRFFGVSDAGPGGVPLANLMVDRLQQAGVLNRGVAYWYGRALHMGARSPLEAVERLTAMPLEKLGPLSPEVEHNLREEVRAEAQGAMDELTSRIAQRDALRQELGQGQAPHKYVIVATGNIYDDVDQARAAAQAGADIIAVIRSTAQSLLDYVPHGATTEGYGGTYATQENFRIMREALDDESRKLKRYIQLTNYSSGLCMAEIAFAAAYERLDMLLNDAMYGILFRDINMRRTFIDQYFSRRICALAGIIINTGEDNYITTADAYDAAHTVIASQFINESFAKRAGLKDWQLGIGHSYEIDPHRPETLLLELSQAMLVRRCFPDAPLKYMPPTKHKETDIFFSHAYDVMADLVAVWTRQGIQLLGMMTEAMHTPLLADRYVALKAASYIHRAARGIDEEFTVREDGRIANRAREVFAKAMELLEECHRDGMVAAIGRGHFGDVKRTETGGKGLDGVLEKAPDYFNPFQDMLEAR, from the coding sequence ATGCCGGGTCCGTTCATCGAAGACGCGCAGGTGGCTCACGCGCGCAAGATGGCGCTAGACATCACCGAGCCCATCTTCGACCTCATCCGCCGCAACACCACCGTCTCCATCGAGCGCACCGTGCTGCGCTTCTTCGGCGTCTCCGACGCGGGGCCGGGTGGGGTGCCGCTCGCCAACCTCATGGTGGACCGCCTGCAGCAGGCGGGCGTGCTCAACCGGGGCGTGGCCTACTGGTATGGCCGGGCCCTGCACATGGGGGCGCGTAGTCCGCTGGAAGCCGTGGAGCGGCTGACGGCCATGCCCCTGGAGAAGCTCGGCCCCCTGTCCCCCGAGGTGGAGCACAACCTGCGCGAGGAAGTCCGGGCCGAGGCCCAGGGCGCCATGGACGAGCTCACCTCGCGCATCGCCCAGCGCGACGCCCTGCGCCAGGAGCTGGGTCAGGGCCAGGCACCCCACAAGTACGTCATCGTGGCCACGGGCAACATCTACGACGACGTGGACCAGGCGCGCGCGGCGGCGCAGGCGGGCGCGGACATCATCGCCGTCATCCGCTCCACGGCGCAGTCGCTGCTGGACTACGTGCCCCACGGCGCCACCACCGAGGGCTACGGCGGCACCTACGCCACCCAGGAGAACTTCCGCATCATGCGCGAGGCCCTGGACGACGAGAGCCGCAAGCTCAAGCGCTACATCCAGCTGACCAACTACTCCTCGGGCCTGTGCATGGCGGAGATCGCCTTCGCCGCGGCCTACGAGCGGCTGGACATGCTGCTCAACGACGCGATGTACGGAATCCTCTTCCGCGACATCAACATGCGGCGCACGTTCATCGATCAGTACTTCAGCCGCCGCATCTGCGCCCTGGCCGGCATCATCATCAACACCGGCGAGGACAACTACATCACCACGGCGGACGCCTACGACGCGGCGCACACCGTCATCGCCAGCCAGTTCATCAACGAGAGCTTCGCCAAGCGCGCGGGGCTCAAGGACTGGCAGCTGGGCATCGGCCATTCGTACGAGATCGATCCGCACCGCCCGGAGACGCTGCTCCTGGAGCTGTCGCAGGCCATGCTCGTGCGCCGCTGCTTCCCGGACGCGCCGCTCAAGTACATGCCGCCCACCAAGCACAAGGAGACGGACATCTTCTTCAGCCACGCGTACGACGTGATGGCGGATCTGGTGGCGGTGTGGACGCGCCAGGGCATCCAGCTGTTGGGCATGATGACCGAGGCCATGCACACGCCCCTGCTCGCCGACCGCTACGTGGCGCTCAAGGCCGCCAGCTACATCCACCGGGCGGCGCGCGGCATCGACGAGGAGTTCACCGTGCGCGAGGACGGCCGCATCGCCAACCGCGCGCGCGAGGTGTTCGCCAAGGCCATGGAGCTGCTCGAGGAGTGCCACCGCGACGGCATGGTGGCGGCGATCGGCCGCGGCCACTTCGGCGACGTGAAGCGCACGGAGACCGGCGGCAAGGGCCTGGATGGCGTGCTGGAGAAGGCCCCGGATTATTTCAACCCATTCCAGGACATGCTGGAGGCACGGTGA